Within Myxococcales bacterium, the genomic segment AGGGCCGGCGCAATCACCTCGCGCGCTCGAGTTAAGTCCTCTTCAAAGTCAATTTCCGTCCACGAGAAATCGTCGGCGCGCTCAACGCCCACATGAACCACTTGGAAAAAGCGGTTAATCGCCGCTTCGTATTCGCTGTCTTTGCCGAACCCGACTTCAGTATCGTCGATGACCGTACGCAATAACGGCACATCGTGACGACAGACCTTGAAGAAACCGACAGATTCTCCAATAAGATCATATGACTGAGAGGGATCCAATCTGCGCGCGATGGCTATGGCACGTCCTTTAGAGACGCCAATCATCATCTCTTCGCCGGTCTCAGAGGAGCGCGTATCGACCAACGCGCAATTGGGATAGCTGCTATCGCGAAGACGCATGAATAGACCGGGACCATAGTATACATCGGCATCCATAAAAATGAGATCGTCGTCTCGAAGGGCACCTAGCGCGGACTTAAGCGAAAGCAAAGAGCCATGCCTGTAATCGGGGTTAAATACCCAGTCGATGGGGCGTGCAAAGGGAAGCTCTAGGACAGCCTTGCGCAGCATCTCAGATTGATGCCCCGTCACTATGGTGATGTGATCGATGCCTGCATGCTGATACGTACGGAGGTGCCTCTCAAGAAGCGATTCTTCAGCCACTTTTAACAAACACTTGGGAAGCGTTTCGGTGTAAGGAGCCAGGCGTTTTCCCATGCCGGCCGCCAATAAGACGACCTGCATCAGCGCAATGAGGCCCAGACGCGTTTGTAATCGTCGAAGCTCCCGATCTCTGTCCATCCTTTATAGATATCGACCGCATGAACATCGCCGCCCTGATCCACGATGTCCTGTAAGACATCTGTGAGTTTGGCATCCTGAACACGCTCGGCTTCGTGATAGGGTTTTGCTGCGGGTTTCTTTAGCGCCGAATGCCAAGACTCTCTGAATATGCGGCAACCATGTTCGGTAAGCATCATCATGCCTACAAACTCTCCACTAGCCTTGTCCGGCTGAATCGAGGTGCCAATTTGCGTCACGCGACTCGGTGCATCAGAAGTGAAAAATCGGTCCGTAGCCTTATCCGCCCTGGGTACATCCAAGCTGACCAAGTCACGCTTACTATGGTCGGATCGCTCTGTGACCGACCTATCCACTGCGATGGTAATATCAGAGGGTGAGCGCAGTAATTTCTCCAAAACGCTGCGCTCAAAGAGCACATCTCCATAAAGCACTACCACGCGTTTGCTTAGCTCCTTGTCGGCCTTGAAAAGACTGACGGCCTCGCCCGTGTCTTTATAGTCATCATTGTCGTAGGTGCGAATATTTGGGACATCAATGCGATCTTTAAGATAACCCCGCACCACCACAATATCTTTAATGCTACAGCTATTGAGGACCTCGATCTGTCGCTCTAAAAGCGTCTTTCCGCGGATATCCAACATGGCACGGGGCCGATCCTCGATGAGCGTGCCCAGCTCAGCTTCATAGCCGGCATCCAAAATGACTGCAGTGATCGCGGCGCCATCTGCAGGCAAGTATGCCTTCTCCTCCGCCTTCATGGTGGAGACGCCTATGATTTCATAGACGTCGGTAAGCGGAACGACCATATCATCGACGGATCCGGTCGAACCCGCTTTACGCATGGTGCTCAGCGTGTGTCGCATCGCTTTGATGGAGCTTCTGATGGCATGATTCGCACAAATAATGAGCTTAAAGCCTGCCTCGTGAAGTTGGGCCACGGTTGCAGTCTTGTAGGTAGTCGGCACGCAGACCAACGGTGTGTCGCGATCCCATTGCTTGGCAAAGCTTAGAATCTCGTCGGGTGTCTCGGACTTGGAGTGAATCAGCACCATGTCGGCGCCCGCATCCGCATAACTGCGCGCACGCTTGAGCGACTCATCCATGCCCCATCCAGCGATCAACGCTTCTGTACGCGCAATCACCGCGAAATCTGATGAGCGTCGCGTATCAAGAATGGCGCGGATCTTACCCGCGTGTTCTTCGATCGTGGCAAGTTCCCGCTTGACGCCCGCGTAGAAAGAACAGCGCTTAGGAAAACTGTTATCTTCGATGCAAACGGCCGCCACTCCGGCCGCTTCGTACTGCCGGACCATGTGAATCACGTTGATAGCGTTTCCGTAGCCGTTGTCGCAGTCAGCAATCACTGGGATATCCGTGGCTTCCACCATTTGGCGGGCATATCCGAGGTTGTCAGCCATGGTGAGAATATTGGCGTCGGGAATGCCGTAGCTTGCGGAGATCTCAAAACCGCTGGCCCAAACCCCGTCGTAGCCTGCCTCTTTGACCAGTTTGGCCGATAGGCCACTATGGGCGCCCGCGATGACGATTGGTCCGGACGCTTTGAGTAACTGACGAAGCTTCGTTGCACCTTGCATACTACCACCTAGATTAGGCCGGCTGGCCGGCCGAAGTTGAGCCAAGGAGGATGACACACCTTTTCGGCGACGTCATCCGAATTTGTAACCCATTATAATTACTAAAGAGTTTTCACCGCACCCGCTATCAAGCCGCTTTCAATGAAGCCCGGCAGCCGCTCGCACAACCCTGTCACGCGCCCAGCTGATAGAGGCAGCTTCTGTGTTTTAAACGCATGCTCGATGCCTTCTTTGGCAGACCAGTCAGGATGCGCCAGCCACACTTCGATCACTTCTCGCTCGAGCGGGTCTAAAGCCACCGTCTCGACCTTTTGCGTGCGTGCATTCCGAAACACTCCCAACACCCACTGGCATGCGCCATAGCAAGAAGCCTCATCCAGATGATGTACGGCGTGACCGACTTCTAAGACGCGAAGCGTA encodes:
- a CDS encoding phosphocholine cytidylyltransferase family protein, which encodes MDRDRELRRLQTRLGLIALMQVVLLAAGMGKRLAPYTETLPKCLLKVAEESLLERHLRTYQHAGIDHITIVTGHQSEMLRKAVLELPFARPIDWVFNPDYRHGSLLSLKSALGALRDDDLIFMDADVYYGPGLFMRLRDSSYPNCALVDTRSSETGEEMMIGVSKGRAIAIARRLDPSQSYDLIGESVGFFKVCRHDVPLLRTVIDDTEVGFGKDSEYEAAINRFFQVVHVGVERADDFSWTEIDFEEDLTRAREVIAPALEKEAACAD
- a CDS encoding isocitrate lyase/phosphoenolpyruvate mutase family protein — translated: MQGATKLRQLLKASGPIVIAGAHSGLSAKLVKEAGYDGVWASGFEISASYGIPDANILTMADNLGYARQMVEATDIPVIADCDNGYGNAINVIHMVRQYEAAGVAAVCIEDNSFPKRCSFYAGVKRELATIEEHAGKIRAILDTRRSSDFAVIARTEALIAGWGMDESLKRARSYADAGADMVLIHSKSETPDEILSFAKQWDRDTPLVCVPTTYKTATVAQLHEAGFKLIICANHAIRSSIKAMRHTLSTMRKAGSTGSVDDMVVPLTDVYEIIGVSTMKAEEKAYLPADGAAITAVILDAGYEAELGTLIEDRPRAMLDIRGKTLLERQIEVLNSCSIKDIVVVRGYLKDRIDVPNIRTYDNDDYKDTGEAVSLFKADKELSKRVVVLYGDVLFERSVLEKLLRSPSDITIAVDRSVTERSDHSKRDLVSLDVPRADKATDRFFTSDAPSRVTQIGTSIQPDKASGEFVGMMMLTEHGCRIFRESWHSALKKPAAKPYHEAERVQDAKLTDVLQDIVDQGGDVHAVDIYKGWTEIGSFDDYKRVWASLR